The Quercus robur chromosome 7, dhQueRobu3.1, whole genome shotgun sequence genome has a segment encoding these proteins:
- the LOC126693584 gene encoding calmodulin binding protein PICBP-like translates to MLSITNESSFYQNQESSDMGGTEPKKKLKKLRSVKLSRLPSLRSSTRRAKSRSNHLPIVLSANVSSSGQSTPFEMSDGSPNFVKATSSADAKKETSQNSVTRLIRRSSFKPGKSLTRMSSLRYKRSLMSKSSGGTELQRKLKKSRSMKKASFKGSSLSIRSMESGYQASPHTSESSFSSNGQIRKKSRAPNPKPVFSGNKSVRIITRTSSLRPMKVLTKMGTFKSKKNSMGRCSNTCQISDSSMRKATCSSTLKNSKFPVSLELHPGGHESERNSIMKVCPYTYCSLHGHHHNDSPPLKSFISTKRRLLRTQKSMKRDSQFLKGGRSGNMKKGIQTKKMVHNGDPAARKSRRAISPIEEKAGRDFTVNTYAEPEATSNEVGPSGGKDEEANSILTDDMYNGDSESFGENFKAKCLIVEPPDGYRRPILDRFVESTGSNSVVSSDIDHEPMEEEFTGGEEKKGCSNDVEGKMQFKNQKYIRMWRLLYKHAVVGIDGKVENQHHLDGVDSEEQVEDGNNLLGMNNSSSSEDFSETNEDTAKESQDTYQQRNELSQIDAIKLVQDAVDNILLQDFQDNSTDDQSITSSTSSDQELLGKSHGEGGDRSMSDSSEPAKDSMIQDTKAIWLNINTISTPKDEKAASEVGNKSDKKMLKGWSNLKRIILLKRFVKALEKVRNFKPRGPRYLSLKPDPEAEKVNLRHQTTDKRKNTEEWMLDHALQQVISKLAPAQKQKVALLVEAFEKVLPLQEIETSQRSNAAVCTQANSIQSCNGFSIQSGEEKCQERSYEESAENLPRKTSYLEKEFKHYPDQVRDFLTDKQKTPVKFSELGVDLESCCIKTEHDILASQATKEDWKEKKIFAINLDKVDNKFILADDQPDSINSCSPEVKVPSLCDEFSLKPEDIVSICHKEVQENGEVSREFTSSSEPCNSGSESMATQEERGGAKPESQSLPGFSPIEESKHCSTADVANDTQFEKQKNMGLWGLVYKHMVSALAENDETKPHLDEAGKEEQASNANSLPVTSISNSCQNFSEINQDMEMDNKPDDQKVELQRIEAIKLVEEAIDEILLPEMQDHSTDDQQIASGINQDKELPEEKRGEGGEPFISKCKILDKDSFVESENTDSEEKRLISDSVSTQEEEKTEMKVGKKSNQQITRSWSNVKKLILLKRFIKAVVKVRKFNPREPRYLPSELDPEAEKVHLRHQDMDQKKNAEEWMLDYALQQVVAKLTPERKRKVELLVKAFETVTPTIGS, encoded by the exons ATGTTGTCAATAACCAATGAATCATCTTTTTATCAGAATCAAGAAAGTAGTGACATGGGAGGAACAGAGCCAAAGAAGAAGCTGAAGAAATTGAGGTCAGTCAAGCTTTCAAGATTGCCAAGCTTAAGATCATCCACAAGGAGGGCTAAATCTCGATCCAATCACCTTCCCATTGTCTTATCTGCTAATGTATCAAGCTCAGGGCAGTCAACTCCATTTGAAATGTCAGATGGGTCTCCAAATTTTGTGAAGGCCACAAGCAGTGCAGATGCAAAGAAGGAAACTTCGCAG AATTCAGTGACAAGGTTGATAAGGAGATCAAGTTTTAAGCCTGGGAAGAGTTTAACAAGAATGTCTAGTTTGAGGTACAAGAGGTCTTTGATGAGTAAAAGCTCTGGAGGGACAGAGTTgcagaggaaactgaagaagtCAAGATCAATGAAGAAGGCAAGTTTTAAGGGGTCAAGTCTATCCATAAGAAGCATGGAATCTGGCTATCAGGCAAGTCCCCATACTTCTGAATCCAGTTTTAGTAGCAATGGTCAAATTAGGAAAAAATCAAGAGCTCCAAATCCAAAACCTGTCTTTTCTGGTAACAAATCTGTGAGAATTATAACAAGAACATCAAGTTTGAGACCCATGAAAGTGTTAACAAAAATGGGTACtttcaaatcaaagaaaaattccaTGGGGAGATGTTCTAACACATGTCAAATCTCGGACTCAAGCATGCGTAAAGCTACCTGTTCTTCAACTCTCAAGAACTCCAAATTCCCTGTCTCCTTGGAGCTTCATCCTGGAGGACATGAATCTGAAAGAAATTCAATCATGAAGGTTTGTCCATACACTTACTGCTCTCTGCATGGCCATCACCATAATGATTCACCTCCATTGAAGAGCTTCATATCTACTAAGCGGCGTTTATTGAGGACCCAGAAGAGCATGAAACGGGACAGTCAATTTCTTAAAGGCGGCCGGTCTGGAAATATGAAGAAAGGAATTCAGACAAAAAAAATGGTCCACAATGGAGATCCAGCAGCTCGTAAATCCCGCAGAGCTATCTCTCCCATTGAAGAAAAAGCTGGCAGGGACTTCACTGTCAATACATATGCTGAACCAGAAGCCACATCAAATGAAGTTGGCCCTTCAGGTGGAAAAGATGAAGAGGCTAATTCCATTCTCACTGATGACATGTACAATGGTGATTCAGAATCATTTGGCGAAAATTTTAAGGCCAAGTGTTTAATTGTTGAACCACCTGATGGATATAGAAGACCAATCCTTGACAGATTTGTGGAATCAACGGGAAGTAACAGTGTGGTCTCTTCTGATATTGATCATGAGCCAATGGAGGAAGAATTTACAGGCggtgaagaaaagaaaggatgtTCAAACGATGTAGAAGGCAAGATGCAGTTTAAAAATCAGAAATATATCAGAATGTGGCGCTTGCTATATAAGCATGCAGTGGTAGGTATTGATGGAAAAGTTGAAAACCAGCATCATCTAGATGGAGTGGACAGTGAAGAACAAGTGGAAGATGGTAACAACTTGCTTGGAATGAACAACTCTAGTTCTTCTGAGGATTTTTCTGAAACAAATGAAGACACCGCTAAGGAAAGTCAAGATACATACCAACAAAGGAATGAGCTCAGCCAGATTGATGCCATCAAGCTGGTACAAGATGCAGTCGATAATATCCTTCTCCAAGACTTTCAAGACAACTCAACTGATGATCAATCAATTACTAGTAGCACAAGTTCAGACCAGGAACTCTTAGGAAAGAGTCATGGTGAGGGTGGGGATCGGAGCATGTCAGATTCCAGTGAGCCTGCTAAAGACAGTATGATACAAGATACAAAAGCAATATGGCTCAACATCAATACTATTAGTACTCCCAAAGATGAGAAAGCAGCATCTGAGGTGGGAAACAAATCTGACAAGAAAATGCTCAAGGGATGGAGCAATTTGAAAAGGATAATCCTCCTCAAGAGATTTGTCAAGGCACTGGAGAAGGTGAGGAATTTCAAACCCCGAGGGCCACGATATCTATCTTTGAAGCCTGATCCAGAAGCAGAAAAAGTTAATCTGAGGCACCAAACAACAGACAAGAGAAAAAACACTGAGGAATGGATGCTTGATCATGCACTTCAACAGGTCATTTCTAAATTAGCTCCagctcaaaaacaaaaagtagcaCTGCTTGTAGAAGCTTTTGAGAAAGTACTTCCACTTCAAGAAATTGAAACTAGCCAGAGGTCCAATGCAGCAGTTTGCACTCAAGCAAATTCCATTCAATCCTGTAATGGTTTTTCAATTCAAAGTGGAGAAGAAAAATGTCAAGAAAGAAGTTATGAAGAGTCTGCTGAGAACTTGCCAAGAAAAACATCATATCTAGAGAAAGAATTCAAACACTATCCAGACCAAGTCCGTGATTTTCTTACAGACAAACAGAAAACTCCAGTGAAATTTTCTGAGCTTGGAGTAGATTTGGAGAGTTGCTGCATTAAAACAGAACATGACATTCTTGCTTCTCAAGCCACCAAAGAAGActggaaggaaaagaaaatttttgccATCAATCTTGATAAGGTGGACAACAAATTCATTCTTGCTGATGATCAGCCTGATTCCATCAACAGTTGTTCACCGGAGGTCAAAGTCCCCAGCTTATGTGATGAATTCTCCTTGAAGCCAGAGGACATTGTGAGCATCTGTCACAAAGAAGTTCAAGAGAATGGAGAAGTCTCCAGAGAATTTACTTCAAGTTCAGAACCTTGCAACAGTGGTTCTGAATCAATGGCAACCCAGGAAGAAAGAGGAGGAGCTAAGCCAGAATCTCAGTCCCTTCCAGGGTTTTCTCCAATTGAAGAATCTAAGCATTGTTCCACCGCTGATGTAGCAAATGATACACAAtttgaaaaacagaaaaacatGGGGCTGTGGGGCTTAGTATATAAGCACATGGTATCAGCTCTTGCAGAAAATGATGAAACCAAGCCACATCTTGATGAAGCAGGTAAAGAAGAACAAGCGAGCAATGCCAACTCATTGCCTGTAACAAGCATCTCCAATTCTTGTCAAAATTTCTCAGAAATAAATCAAGACATGGAAATGGATAACAAGCCAGATGACCAGAAGGTTGAACTCCAACGTATTGAGGCCATTAAGCTTGTAGAAGAAGCAATTGATGAAATCCTTCTTCCAGAAATGCAGGACCACTCAACTGATGATCAACAAATCGCTAGTGGCATAAATCAAGATAAAGAGCTCCCAGAAGAGAAACGTGGTGAAGGAGGGGAACCATTCATCTCGAAGTGCAAAATTTTGGATAAAGACAGCTTCGTGGAGTCTGAAAATACAGATTCAGAAGAAAAAAGGCTCATATCTGATAGTGTCAGTAcccaagaagaagagaaaacagAAATGAAGGTGGGAAAGAAATCTAACCAACAAATAACAAGGAGCTGGAGCAACGTGAAAAAGTTGATCCTACTTAAAAGATTCATCAAGGCAGTAGTAAAAGTAAGGAAATTTAATCCAAGGGAGCCACGGTATTTGCCTTCGGAGCTGGACCCTGAAGCAGAAAAAGTTCATTTAAGGCATCAAGACATGGATCAGAAAAAGAATGCTGAGGAATGGATGCTTGATTATGCACTTCAACAGGTTGTTGCAAAACTGACTCCAGAACGGAAAAGGAAAGTGGAACTTCTTGTAAAAGCATTTGAAACAGTCACTCCAACTATTGGAAGTTGA